The following are from one region of the Silene latifolia isolate original U9 population chromosome 9, ASM4854445v1, whole genome shotgun sequence genome:
- the LOC141601022 gene encoding uncharacterized protein LOC141601022, translating to MFRTLGFDKCFRVDAVRASGGLWVGWRKESRMKLVKACNHFIILLVEKYNGLLWYLVLFYGAPSVSLRAPVLQEVEEWIGSYKDPFLMVGDFNQVEYRCDKLSLSQRPIGGADEFNLWKIRNELLDIPFKGPRFTWCNNRKGEKRVYERIDKAFGSKDWFTVFPNTGIKHYPIQISDHAPIEVDLNLVGTAGNKPYMLDAWALDHEECLERIRVDWKRVDKGSPAYQVNRKLVRI from the coding sequence ATGTTTAGGACATTAGGTTTTGACAAGTGTTTTAGGGTTGATGCCGTGAGGGCATCGGGTGGACTTTGGGTGGGGTGGCGGAAGGAGTCTCGTATGAAGCTGGTTAAGGCATGTAATCATTTTATCATCCTGTTGGTTGAAAAATATAATGGATTACTATGGTATCTTGTGCTTTTTTATGGCGCGCCGAGTGTAAGCTTGCGTGCACCTGTGTTACAAGAGGTTGAGGAATGGATTGGGTCTTACAAGGATCCGTTTCTTATGGTGGGGGATTTTAACCAAGTTGAGTATCGATGTGACAAACTAAGCTTGAGCCAAAGGCCTATAGGAGGGGCTGATGAGTTTAATTTATGGAAAATTCGTAATGAACTCTTGGACATACCGTTTAAGGGACCACGTTTTACGTGGTGTAATAATCGCAAGGGTGAAAAGAGGGTTTATGAACGAATTGATAAAGCCTTTGGATCGAAGGATTGGTTCACTGTTTTCCCAAATACTGGAATCAAGCATTACCCTATCCAAATATCAGACCATGCACCCATTGAAGTCGACTTGAATCTTGTAGGAACTGCAGGAAACAAACCATATATGCTTGATGCTTGGGCGTTGGATCATGAGGAGTGTTTGGAGAGGATTCGGGTTGATTGGAAGAGGGTTGACAAGGGATCACCGGCGTATCAAGTGAATAGGAAATTAGTTAGAATCTAG